Proteins from a genomic interval of Subtercola boreus:
- a CDS encoding universal stress protein, whose amino-acid sequence MSQPATAWSPPEPSAVGGTPVIVVGVFPGVPDDVVSQAVVFAERFGAQLVFVYVDTGRYVVGRNGTGEVVSAPIDPDLADDDPGMFPADLREHLASSVSVGIQWSTLLSAGDPADALAQLAEQRDATAIVVGTRRATMRSTVGEFFNGSVAAHLAHRQHRPVIVIPVAPVASDEALPWAATS is encoded by the coding sequence GTGTCACAGCCAGCCACCGCATGGTCACCGCCCGAACCCTCGGCGGTAGGCGGCACGCCGGTCATCGTCGTCGGCGTATTCCCAGGCGTGCCTGACGACGTGGTCTCGCAGGCGGTCGTCTTCGCGGAACGGTTCGGCGCCCAGTTGGTGTTCGTGTACGTCGATACCGGCCGGTATGTCGTGGGCCGGAACGGCACGGGTGAGGTTGTATCGGCGCCGATCGATCCCGACCTCGCAGACGACGATCCGGGCATGTTCCCCGCTGACCTGCGCGAGCACCTTGCATCATCGGTCTCGGTGGGTATCCAATGGTCGACCCTGCTGTCGGCCGGTGACCCGGCAGATGCTCTCGCGCAGCTCGCGGAGCAGCGGGACGCGACGGCGATCGTAGTCGGAACCCGCCGCGCCACCATGCGGTCCACTGTCGGTGAGTTCTTCAACGGCTCCGTTGCCGCGCATCTGGCCCACCGCCAGCACCGGCCGGTGATTGTCATCCCGGTGGCACCGGTCGCATCAGACGAGGCCCTCCCGTGGGCGGCGACCTCATGA
- a CDS encoding uracil-DNA glycosylase: MHAETTGVAGMPSKLARLEERHVAALNGLVRQLRTTGGSPRVVPWADPDSGGVDARVLVLFESPANLTVSAGASAFSSEDNENATSRSFAAARIEAGMTRRDYLRWNVVPWPLFDAAGVRRPPNADDLDEAQPALAAVIELMPGLSSIVTFGATALTAVMRYYTLHDHPVIVPVLAAPHPSPANGHRRGENHVRAVNALRRSLP; encoded by the coding sequence ATGCACGCTGAGACCACAGGGGTCGCGGGGATGCCGTCGAAGCTCGCTCGACTCGAAGAACGCCATGTGGCAGCCCTGAACGGTCTCGTTCGACAGCTGCGTACAACCGGCGGCAGCCCCCGGGTCGTGCCGTGGGCCGACCCTGACAGTGGGGGAGTGGATGCGCGAGTGCTGGTGCTTTTCGAGAGCCCGGCGAATCTGACAGTGAGCGCTGGTGCCTCGGCCTTCAGCTCGGAGGACAACGAGAACGCGACGTCGCGTTCGTTCGCGGCGGCCCGCATCGAGGCAGGCATGACGCGTCGAGACTATCTCCGGTGGAACGTGGTTCCCTGGCCGCTGTTCGACGCAGCCGGCGTACGCCGCCCACCGAACGCCGATGACCTCGACGAGGCACAGCCCGCTCTGGCTGCCGTGATTGAGCTGATGCCCGGCCTGTCGTCGATCGTGACGTTCGGGGCGACAGCGCTGACCGCGGTGATGCGCTACTACACCCTGCACGATCATCCCGTCATCGTGCCCGTGCTCGCAGCGCCGCACCCATCACCCGCGAACGGGCACAGACGCGGCGAGAACCACGTGCGCGCGGTCAACGCCCTCCGCAGATCACTGCCCTGA
- a CDS encoding permease — protein sequence MFAFQAIGDALATAGSMAWQILWPLILGFALSGVIQALIRREQITRLMNTDSPRSLAIASGLGAASSSCSYAAVALARALFRKGASFSAAMAFEIASTNLVVELGLILAFVMGWQFTLAEFVGGPIMIILVALGFRLWMRGKITDKAREQAEKGLAGGMEGHAGMDMSVQRGGTFWQRLFSGPGITSVSQYFVMDWAAVLKDIVIGLLIAGAFAAWVPKAWLQAVFFVNDPTVAFVLGPIVGPLLAMISFVCSVGNVPLAAVLWNGGISFGGVISFIFADLIIIPIILIYRKYYGTTAALRITAIFYGAMVLAGYAVELIFTPLSLVPTNRNLTIVDDGISWNYTTWLNIIFILLGAVLVIVFYRSGSGPMLKMMGGSPDAGHDHDHSDHHQSGQ from the coding sequence ATGTTCGCCTTTCAGGCCATTGGCGACGCTCTCGCCACCGCCGGGTCGATGGCCTGGCAGATTCTCTGGCCCCTGATTCTGGGCTTCGCGCTCTCCGGCGTCATTCAGGCGCTGATCCGGCGCGAGCAGATCACCCGGCTGATGAACACCGACTCGCCGCGATCCTTGGCCATCGCCAGTGGCCTGGGTGCGGCGTCCTCATCCTGCTCGTATGCCGCCGTCGCGCTGGCGCGGGCTCTCTTTCGGAAGGGCGCCAGCTTTTCTGCTGCAATGGCGTTCGAGATCGCGTCGACCAACTTGGTGGTCGAGCTGGGCCTGATTCTCGCCTTCGTGATGGGTTGGCAGTTCACTCTCGCCGAGTTCGTCGGCGGCCCCATCATGATCATCCTGGTGGCCCTCGGGTTCCGGCTCTGGATGCGTGGCAAGATCACCGACAAAGCCCGCGAGCAGGCAGAGAAAGGCCTCGCCGGCGGGATGGAGGGCCACGCCGGCATGGACATGTCGGTGCAGCGGGGCGGCACCTTCTGGCAGCGACTGTTCTCCGGGCCCGGCATCACCTCGGTGTCGCAGTACTTCGTCATGGACTGGGCCGCGGTACTCAAAGACATCGTCATCGGCCTGCTCATCGCAGGCGCGTTCGCTGCCTGGGTGCCGAAAGCCTGGCTGCAGGCCGTGTTCTTCGTCAACGACCCGACCGTGGCGTTCGTCCTCGGGCCGATCGTCGGCCCGCTGCTCGCGATGATCAGCTTCGTCTGCTCGGTCGGGAACGTGCCGCTGGCCGCAGTGCTGTGGAATGGCGGCATCAGTTTCGGCGGCGTGATCAGCTTCATCTTCGCCGACCTCATCATCATTCCGATCATCCTGATCTACCGGAAGTACTACGGCACGACGGCCGCCCTCCGCATCACCGCGATCTTCTACGGCGCCATGGTGCTCGCCGGGTACGCCGTCGAGCTGATCTTCACCCCGCTCAGCCTTGTTCCGACGAACCGCAACCTCACCATCGTCGACGACGGCATCAGCTGGAACTACACCACCTGGCTCAATATCATCTTCATCCTTCTGGGCGCCGTGCTGGTGATCGTGTTCTACCGAAGCGGCAGCGGGCCCATGCTGAAGATGATGGGCGGCAGCCCCGACGCCGGACACGACCACGACCACAGCGACCACCATCAGTCAGGGCAGTGA
- a CDS encoding 2,3-bisphosphoglycerate-dependent phosphoglycerate mutase, with protein MGGDLMTGDAGASRLVLLRHGQSTANAEGLFTGLLDVGLSQTGVAEAHRAAAQLSAAHIEPNTVFASELRRATITAQTVVDDLRLWPARVLRDWRLDERNYGSLTGLSKAEVRAEYGDAQFLRWRRSVSGAPPPMTDAQYETLAGSPLFGRLPAEALTRTESLTDVQVRVRAFFAQHLVPLLRAGGCVLVVAHGNSLRALCGVLEPLDDTELERLNIPTGYPLVYSFDETLRVRTRTGTYLNTESAHAAAELLAHEGGT; from the coding sequence GTGGGCGGCGACCTCATGACCGGCGACGCCGGCGCATCCCGCCTGGTGCTGCTGAGGCACGGCCAGAGCACCGCCAACGCCGAAGGCCTCTTCACCGGGCTGCTCGACGTCGGCCTCTCGCAGACAGGCGTCGCCGAAGCGCACCGTGCTGCCGCGCAGCTTTCCGCCGCGCACATCGAGCCAAACACCGTGTTCGCTTCGGAACTGAGGCGTGCGACGATCACGGCTCAGACGGTCGTCGATGATCTGCGCCTCTGGCCGGCCCGTGTGCTTCGCGACTGGCGCCTCGACGAACGCAACTACGGCTCCCTGACCGGCTTGTCGAAGGCCGAAGTTCGCGCCGAATACGGTGACGCACAGTTTCTGCGATGGCGTCGATCAGTTTCCGGAGCCCCGCCACCGATGACAGACGCCCAATACGAAACGCTGGCAGGCAGCCCTTTGTTCGGGCGACTGCCCGCCGAGGCGCTGACCCGCACGGAGTCCCTTACCGATGTGCAGGTCAGGGTGCGGGCCTTCTTCGCCCAGCACCTGGTTCCTCTGCTGCGTGCGGGCGGCTGCGTGCTGGTCGTCGCTCACGGCAACTCGCTGCGTGCGCTCTGCGGAGTGCTCGAACCCCTTGACGACACCGAACTCGAACGGCTGAACATTCCCACCGGGTATCCGCTCGTGTATTCGTTCGACGAAACACTCCGGGTGCGCACCCGCACCGGCACATACCTGAACACAGAAAGCGCCCACGCCGCCGCCGAGCTGCTGGCACACGAAGGAGGAACCTGA